One bacterium DNA segment encodes these proteins:
- a CDS encoding SDR family oxidoreductase, giving the protein MKIDYTGKAIAVTGAGGSIGRASAILFASLGGSVLATDLNEDGLRETTDEIEKSGGTVASLVCDVTDPDQAASIVRTTCDRFGGIDVLYNNAGGSFPTPMEEIDRKEHTRLRALNFDAVYHATMEALPIMVERGGGVILSTTSGAGAGAVKGLATYGAAKAGVNSFMRSVAIEYGPRGIRANAIAPSAAAGGMLAWLRTLPGGVEGFAAKQPMGRLGTPEDIANVAVFLASDYARFVNGVVLPVDGGIEAMLAVPAE; this is encoded by the coding sequence ATGAAGATCGACTACACGGGCAAGGCGATCGCCGTGACGGGCGCCGGCGGTTCGATCGGGCGGGCGAGCGCGATCCTCTTCGCGTCCCTCGGCGGCTCCGTTCTGGCGACGGACCTCAACGAAGACGGGCTCCGCGAGACCACCGACGAGATCGAGAAGAGCGGCGGAACGGTCGCCTCCCTCGTCTGCGACGTGACCGATCCCGACCAGGCCGCGAGCATCGTGCGGACGACCTGCGACCGCTTCGGCGGGATCGACGTGCTCTACAACAACGCCGGCGGGTCCTTTCCGACGCCGATGGAAGAGATCGACCGCAAGGAGCACACGCGACTCCGAGCGCTCAACTTCGACGCGGTCTACCACGCGACCATGGAGGCACTCCCGATCATGGTCGAGCGAGGCGGAGGCGTGATCCTGTCCACGACGAGCGGCGCGGGCGCAGGGGCCGTGAAGGGGCTCGCCACCTACGGCGCGGCGAAGGCCGGCGTGAACAGCTTCATGCGGAGCGTCGCCATCGAGTACGGCCCGCGCGGCATCCGGGCGAACGCAATCGCGCCCTCCGCCGCCGCCGGCGGCATGCTCGCCTGGCTCCGCACCCTCCCCGGCGGCGTCGAGGGCTTCGCCGCGAAGCAACCGATGGGACGCCTCGGCACCCCCGAAGACATCGCGAACGTCGCCGTGTTCCTGGCCTCGGACTACGCCCGCTTCGTGAATGGGGTGGTGCTTCCGGTGGACGGCGGGATCGAGGCGATGCTGGCCGTTCCGGCGGAGTAG